Within Spinacia oleracea cultivar Varoflay chromosome 4, BTI_SOV_V1, whole genome shotgun sequence, the genomic segment aatggactaggcaagtaaagatgcggaattgaaaggtgcgatattgaaattgcggaattgaaagtgcgatattgaaattgcggaattgaaagtgcgttattgaaagtgcggtattgaaattgcggtatttaaattgcggtattgaaattgcggaattgaaaggtgcaatattgaaattgcaatattgaaaggtgcataattgaaacttgtacttgggcacatgagattcgaacgccaagcggctccttaaaaataagtgcgcccgacacgaattcaaagccaaaaatctcaacttgggagaggttgctcaacccaaatatcctagactttgcatattgaacttgaacttgaaaacttgaatattgaagtattgaacttgaaatgcttgaacttgaacttgaaattgaaatattgaacttgtatttgaaatattgaaatttaAGAGACttaaatctcaaagatcgggccttttaatgttgaaaaggttagatctttgattgttggggaatacagttaaacataataacatgtgcggaaacaatccccaaagccaggaagcatgtataaagcacagattaagcatacttacgtttgaagcgtgttttccacaaattgtcaacgaacacgaacttagaactccacttgtcgttcctctacttggttcaccgacaccatcagatccgtcttgattgtCGTAGCTAAGACAATCGATCCAGagttttgctttttgggatgaacacactttggaggcacagagagaattagggttctctgtgactctagggtttttgtgtgattgaattgtgttgtgttggaaaaggggttagaaggttattaacataaccttactaaccgaccaagccatgaggcaaggccggccagcaagtcCCGCGCAAGACGAGCACAACGagttgggccatgggcctcgctgttgtggctgtgtcgctgctttggcccgcgcgcagctcgctcggccatgggccagtgCTGCCGTGTTGCCGTGGCCTTTCTTGCTTAcccagcgcgcccatgggcctcgagtgcttcgtgcactcagctcgtgggctgctcttcgtattcgcgattaatatatttccgatatattatttatcgtttcgtagatttatttgtttcgcctagcttacgaatattcgcgatacgatatacgattccgatgcaaggtcgtatcgtataatacgttttccaactaattcccgaaaagctattaaatgaatttccgattcatttaatccggtgatctgttacgtgccattggtgtgaccttgtaggttcagtcaagagtaagctgtgagcttaatattcattataactcactgatcggaagcatttctcTAGCTAGcagttccgatcacttgatctcactgaattaattgttcgaaattaatctgaaccttggtattagacttaatgcaccttgggtgaaggacatatttccttcagtctcccacttgtcattcagacaagtgtgcattcacattcctttgtcacttagtgttacttactgaacataaggtaagatccaagccatccttattaggcccagaagtgtttctcagaTTACAGAGCTCgactgttaaacttttgcagaaggttaagccttaaccatactgagcacagccatgcattttacagtatctaactctccgagaggccttgttacacaacaacaccatatcctatcaaagataggaggacaatccattcttgcaatctatgaacactcattttgattcatagtacgcccaataactgcttttatagcctccttttacggtgcgacgtttagctagtatcaaagcaaactaattctcaaacgagcagacataatcgctcatgttctgaggaacggtttctaatcaccattaatgagaactacctatgacatgactttaatctcttaaagttttctcatggtcaatccgatacaagatccaataagtatctatgcaaaagattctgacatccagtcactctagttcaagaaacagaactatgtaatctacttgcaatctaatcttcaatagtcattggtcgtccacctttcaatgacctggattagggatccttttgtgacttcaatattcaagttcacttatgggtgtttctttgtgaagaatccatcttgacatcccatttgaataatTTGAATGATATGgaattatcatttaatactaaaccaaaatttaatgaatatgaaataataaatttcctaaataagaaatggttaaaccaattgttttcaacatagatctaacagatgttctaaaacaatacttagaaaatcaaagccattctccaacatgcttgattcccatggttgctacctgtgggttgtgtttcacttgtggcaacggtttagtcaatggatctgcgacgttgtcgtcagttccaaccttgcaaatctcgatttcttttctttcaacgatctcccgaagtatatgaaatcgccgcagtacgcgcttggacttctggtggctcctaggctcatttgcctgggcaatggctccactattgtcgcaatacaaagccactggtcctttaatggaggggacaaccccaagttcttcgatgaacttccgaatcaaAACagattcctttgctgcttctgaggcagcaatgtactcggcttcagttgtagaatccgcaatagtgctttgcttagcacttttccagcttactgctccgccgctgaggcagaacacaaacccagactgtgatctgaaatcatctatgtcggtttgaaagcttgcgtccgtatagcccttaacaatcaactcttctgtaccaccataaaccagaaactgatccttagtccttttcaggtactttaggatattcttggcagcagtccaatgtgcctcacctggttctgacttgTACcttctcgttgcactgagtgcgaacgaaacatccggccttgtacaaatcatagcatacatgatggatccaatagccgaagcgtatggaattccactcatctttcgacgctcatcagatgttttgggacactgattcttgcttagatatgtgccatgtgacatgggtagatggcctctcttggcttccatcatattgaacctagctagcactttgtcaatgtaagtgctttggcttagtccaatcatcctcttagatctatccctatagatcttgatgcctaatatgtattgtgcctctcctaagtccttcattgagaaacactttccaagccaagtctttacagactccaacataggaatgtcgtttccaataagcagtatgtcatcaacatacaagactaggaatgcaattttactcccactgaccttcttgtatacacaagattcgtcctgattcttgatgaagccaaacttattgactgcttcatcaaatcgtttattccaactccttgatgcctgctttagtccgtagatggacttcttaagcttgcatacctttccttggttcttttgatcgacaaaacccttcggctgcgtcataaacacagtctcttcaagaacaccattcaagaaggcagttttgacatccatttgccatatttcatagtcgtgaaaagcggcaatcacaaggattatccgaatagacttaagcatcgcgactggagaaaaggtttcatcgtagtcaacgtcgtgaacttacctgtaaccttttgctaccaatctagctttgtatatgtatacaattccatctttgtctttcttcaacttgaagacctatttgcatccgataggtgtgaacccatccggcaaatcaaccaaatcccagacttgattttcaaacatggagtctatatggcctctaaccatttaatagagcttgggctcgtcatagcttgcttgtaagtcataggttcatcactatccaatatgagaacgtctaatttttcagtcaagaggacgcctgtccatctgtccggctgaaaaatagttctacttgacttacgaggggcaacaacgttttgaggaactactcccactggctcttctaaagaccttggaggttcatcaacctgaactgcttctaaagagttctgagttcgttgttcgtctcgaatctcttcgaggtctattattctcccacttgtcaatttggaaatatgatttctttccaaaaagacaccgtcacgagcaacgaaaaccttgttgtctgacttgttgtagaaataataccccatagtttcttttggatacctaacaaagaaacatttgtcagattttggttgtagcttgtccgaaattaatcgcttgacatatgcttcgcaaccccaaatcttcagaaaagacaactttggaagtttccctgtccataattcgtatggagtcttttcaacagcttttgacggagcatgattcagtgtgagtgctgcagtttgcaaatCATGTTCCCATAACTGTAAAgaaagttcggcctgacccatcattgacctgaccatatcgagtaaggtcccgtttctccgttccgacactccattccattgaggtgtccctagagcagtcaattcagaaagaataccgcattcttttagatggtcatcaaactcgtggctaagatattcacctcctcgattcgatcttagagctttgattttcttgccatgttgattctctacttcattttgaaattctcggaatttctcaaacgattcagacttgtgcttcattaagtaaatatagccatatctactgaagtcgtccgtaaacgttatgaaataggtgaactcacctctagctttcgtactcataggcccacatacgtccgtatgtattagccctagtagttagcttgctctttctcccacctttgagaaaggttgctttgtcattttgccaagtaaacaacattcgcattgatcaatcttctctaagtcgaatgattctagaattcctttccgttgaagtaattccatgcgctttatgtttatatggcctaatcgacaatgccacagaaatgtgaggtccgaatcaccagttttagcctttttggtatttatgttataaatgtgtttgctcgtatctagcacataaagacaattttcttgttgtgctgaaccataaaacattccattcaaagaaaaagaacaactattgtctttaaattgaaaactaaaacctttagaatccaaacttgaaacagaaatgatgtttctggtgatactaggaacatagtaaaagttttctagttccaaaacaaacccactaggcaaagaaataaaataagatcctacggctaatgcagcaatccgtgctccatttcccatgcgtagatccatctcgcctttatcaagctttctacttctccttagtccctgtgaattggaacataagtgtgagccacaaccagtatctaatacccaagaagtagaattagcaagattacaatgtataacatacatacctgaaggagaagcaacgtttccttccttcttctcttcctttagtttggggcaatctcgcttgtaatgaccaatttcattacaattgaagcattgcgatgtggaaggagaagcatttttcttcatcttgctcttggaaggcgctagatgccctccgggagtggacgaagatgcagccttgcttttcttccccttgcctactttcttgaatttagtgcacctcacattcaaagggtcttgattgaacttaaggattttctcgaattttacgagtaattccacaagttcacagaatgtgctctctttctgattaaagagatagtgcatcttgaaaccctcataatccttatgaagagaatttaGCACTAGCGCAATAGCTatcgactctttgatggaaccaccaagtctctcgattgtgaaaaataatccagacatcatatccacatgagaccgaattgatgtgtttttgtccatcttgacagagtaaatgcgcctttgtgcctctagaagttcgatttctaggcacgaTTTGTGCGGGGTGAtgagcttgagattgctcattgaattagccaattcatcaacccttttgccaccagtttggcacatgGGTTGAAAACCCGCACAACATCTATCCTCGAGGCGACTTAGGAGAGCATGaggctcaaaagtaatgaacctccctctccaactctcaggaatagacttaaggatgaacaccgtgacaaggtacttgtgaagtgcccaacttctgtacttttcaggagtcatgcctcgcgcatcatagctaggaaaaggttgttcaatgacatagtgtatgccattaactttcaaaacttcgacaagtttccctttccattcaagaaaattagtcaagtctaactcgacatccagaatttcagctgatatgattgttattatgtttgcgaccattttgattactacaaccgaaaagaatttgcaataaataaccattaataaacttcaataactttgaaataaaagcaagcatgcaatcattaaagctattaaaacatttcattcatgcaaaagcaaaaaatatggtccaaaatgaatgaaacgattccaagaccccaaaagtcctaaatccttaagcagctttagcatgtcttaagtagtttaatattttaggtaagcaaaacctattgctagtaatctccaaattactcttggttaataaattaataccataatttatcccattgccacaacataattccattgttgtttgagttgaaaccacaatcaacgtgctcctttaggacgccttaccacctaagtcaactaaaatagcacctcgctttagcgtaaacctactaccttagatccttagatttttgtaagtgcttgatttggaaggcaatttttaaactcaatattactttggacctagttgtttctatgttggttcgattatttagtgaacttaatctaatcgagtcatatgaaacaacctattcatgcaaagcatacatacattcatacattcacgcataatataatatatatatatggtgatctagtatggcccaaaacatcttgtcttgaagcatccaatcttcatcacctccttgttagcttggcatcgtcttgaatcttcgttcaaatgctaacttaaagttctaaacttagaaatacttgaaaataataaattacatcaaaatttccatggtacgcagaccatatttaaaactttacattcaaagatagaacggtacgcagaccgtatttaactatcctaaatggccatactagtcacttggagtacctgcattacataaaatatatatattctatgcattcatccattcgtatgctaaaacgaatggcccatgtaaatatgcaagtatttacgtgaattaattaaaattcacgttcacataaacgcgtcctaaaagattaatcaatttccaaattattaatccttagactttattctaattaaaatcgaatttaattaaaataatgcgacctacgaaaataattaaaattaattatttcattttaatttcatttagtggctcccactcaaaccaataattattccggataattaattatgaaatattaaattaaaactcgcggcccggcccaagcaaataaaatattaaattaaatatctcgttagcccaaattaatgcaaacatgcgaagcccaacgaattaaacaatTTTTCAACAAAAAAGGTTCAtgtgcatagttgggctaggcttgcaccCAGCCCATTTcccttgcgtgtggcctacgagg encodes:
- the LOC130472528 gene encoding uncharacterized protein; the protein is MVIYCKFFSVVVIKMVANIITIISAEILDVELDLTNFLEWKGKLVEVLKVNGIHYVIEQPFPSYDARGMTPEKYRSWALHKYLVTVFILKSIPESWRGRFITFEPHALLSRLEDRCCAGFQPMCQTGGKRVDELANSMSNLKLITPHKSCLEIELLEAQRRIYSVKMDKNTSIRSHVDMMSGLFFTIERLGGSIKESIAIALVLNSLHKDYEGFKMHYLFNQKESTFCELVELLVKFEKILKFNQDPLNVRCTKFKKVGKGKKSKAASSSTPGGHLAPSKSKMKKNASPSTSQCFNCNEIGHYKRDCPKLKEEKKEGNVASPSGTKEK